AGATGCTAACGCCGATTATTGCCGCGATTCCGGTTCAGCTTTTTGCATATTATTTAGCGACACTGCGAGGGAATGACGTTGACAAGCCAAGGAATTTAGCTAAAAGTGTAACGGTGGAATAAAAAGATTCCCCTTATAGAAGGGGAGGCGTGGCGGGGTTATTAAAAACCTCCCCTTGCCCCCGCCAGAGGACGGGCAGGCCTCATTCTCAAAGAGGGGAATCATTAGAATAATTTACTATCAAGAAAAATGAGAATTTTAGTTACAGGTGGCGCGGGGTTTATTGGCTCGCATTTGTGTAAAGAGTTATTAGAGCAAGGGCATGCTGTTGTATGCCTGGATAATTTTTTTACCGGTTCGCAGGATAATATAGAAGCGTTAAAAAGTAACACCAACTTTTCAGTGGATGAACACGACATTATTGATCCGTATTTTGATGACGGACAAATTGATCAAATTTATAATCTGGCTTGTCCGGCTTCACCGGTCCATTATCAAAAGAACCCAATTCGCACTATTAAAGCCAATACCATAGGCGTGATTAACATGCTCGGCTTAGCTAAAAAGCACAAAGCGCGAATTTTGCAAGCGTCAACGTCTGAAGTGTACGGCGATCCAACGGTTCATCCGCAGCCAGAAACGTATCGCGGTGATGTAAACCCGATTGGCCCGAGGGCTTGTTACGATGAAGGTAAGCGTTGCGCCGAAACTTTATTTTTTGATTACCACCGTGCGCATGGTGTAGAAATTAGGGTTGCTCGCATTTTTAATACTTATGGACCCAATATGGCAATTGATGACGGGCGCGTGGTATCTAATTTTATTACCCAAGCAATTAAAGGCGTGCCAATTACTATTTACGGCGATGGTCAACAAACGCGGTCATTTTGTTATGTTGATGACATGGTCAAGGGTCTAATCGCCTTGATGAATTCAAATGATACGGGTCCGATCAATTTAGGAAACCCGGAAGAGTTTACAATGCGGGAATTAGCGGACGAGGTGATTGCGCTTACTGAAACGCAATCAACCGTAGAAAATAAGCCTCTGCCACAAGATGATCCTAAACAGCGCCAACCAGATATCACCAAAGCCAAAACAGTGTTGAAATGGGAACCTAAGGTTAAGTTAGCCGAAGGGTTACCTAAAACCATCGAGTATTTTAAAAGTAAGTTGAAATAATGTCATTACGAGGACCCCTGCCCCGTATCGTGGTACGGGATAAATTCCGGCAGGGGGACGTCGTAATCTCAGGGATTGCGACGCTCCCTATGGTCGCTCGCAATGACAAATAATATATGCCAAAATCTT
This genomic stretch from Candidatus Buchananbacteria bacterium CG10_big_fil_rev_8_21_14_0_10_42_9 harbors:
- a CDS encoding NAD-dependent dehydratase, with translation MRILVTGGAGFIGSHLCKELLEQGHAVVCLDNFFTGSQDNIEALKSNTNFSVDEHDIIDPYFDDGQIDQIYNLACPASPVHYQKNPIRTIKANTIGVINMLGLAKKHKARILQASTSEVYGDPTVHPQPETYRGDVNPIGPRACYDEGKRCAETLFFDYHRAHGVEIRVARIFNTYGPNMAIDDGRVVSNFITQAIKGVPITIYGDGQQTRSFCYVDDMVKGLIALMNSNDTGPINLGNPEEFTMRELADEVIALTETQSTVENKPLPQDDPKQRQPDITKAKTVLKWEPKVKLAEGLPKTIEYFKSKLK